In a single window of the Elusimicrobiota bacterium genome:
- a CDS encoding sigma-70 family RNA polymerase sigma factor yields MKNGGFSEDDAVLIAKVKKGDTQAFEELMLKYEDGVYNVVAGIVGSYHDASDVVQEAFFKAYVNIRKLKGEKKFAAWVYTIAVNCAKNRYKQQKREEKRDGGSEDSNAGSVRDDSMQVEGVAENNETTEFVAQSIGKLSPEHRAVLILRHMQGMGYDEIAKVMKCSLGTVKSRIARARESLAVVIRDKIN; encoded by the coding sequence GTGAAGAACGGTGGTTTCAGCGAAGATGATGCGGTGCTTATTGCTAAGGTAAAAAAAGGTGATACCCAGGCATTTGAGGAGTTAATGTTGAAATACGAGGATGGGGTGTATAACGTTGTGGCTGGGATTGTTGGGAGTTATCACGATGCGAGTGATGTTGTGCAGGAAGCGTTCTTTAAAGCGTATGTTAATATCCGAAAACTTAAGGGTGAGAAAAAATTCGCGGCATGGGTTTATACTATCGCAGTGAATTGCGCGAAGAATAGGTATAAACAACAGAAACGTGAAGAAAAACGTGATGGAGGGAGTGAGGATAGTAATGCCGGTTCTGTGAGGGATGACAGTATGCAGGTTGAGGGAGTGGCTGAAAATAATGAAACCACCGAGTTTGTCGCACAAAGTATCGGGAAGTTGTCTCCGGAGCATCGCGCGGTGTTGATCCTACGGCATATGCAGGGGATGGGATACGATGAGATAGCTAAGGTAATGAAGTGCTCATTAGGAACTGTAAAGTCAAGAATTGCACGGGCACGGGAGAGTCTGGCGGTAGTTATTAGAGATAAAATAAATTGA
- a CDS encoding extracellular solute-binding protein codes for MTLTSKKVCAAIVIAFMVLGTGLTVLSAENVAAPAAASAVNLTFWHFWGDPTRQEAVDSVIREFEKQSQAKVTTKILSWTTGRDELLAALKAGTGPDLFELGSDMIAEFYAGAYLYDMAAEVNELKQRYNAWEPVEYGTEIVGVPWILDSRVVFYNKEMLKAAGFDENMPPKTWEQLKVMAKKIHAPEKGVYGFGMNGRDPNVLYKKVLPFVWSNGGNVLSLDGKSCVINTKQVKEAIDFYVSLKPFSIVDNQANLDRMFAEGKIAFWISGSWLISRIERVSPNMPFGVSMIPVPGKKGKSVSFAGGDYVVVNKKSVSTKVAAELAKFMCREDNSFYLCQVLDMFVPAAKLQFSEKYYENRPQEKVIVKQLEHSYAAPKHQKWVEIQKVLEEKIADAIEGKIVVDKALSEATVEINELVK; via the coding sequence ATGACGTTGACATCAAAAAAAGTTTGTGCAGCTATTGTGATTGCGTTCATGGTCTTAGGTACGGGACTAACAGTGTTATCTGCGGAAAATGTGGCTGCGCCGGCAGCGGCATCAGCTGTGAATCTTACTTTTTGGCATTTCTGGGGTGATCCTACCCGTCAGGAAGCCGTAGATTCTGTTATCCGCGAGTTTGAGAAACAAAGTCAGGCGAAAGTTACTACCAAAATTCTCTCTTGGACTACCGGGCGGGATGAGTTGCTTGCTGCATTGAAAGCTGGGACGGGGCCGGATTTGTTCGAACTAGGGTCGGATATGATCGCGGAATTTTATGCCGGTGCGTATCTTTATGATATGGCAGCGGAAGTTAATGAGTTAAAACAGAGATACAATGCATGGGAGCCTGTTGAATACGGGACTGAAATTGTTGGGGTACCGTGGATTCTTGACTCAAGGGTGGTGTTTTATAACAAAGAAATGTTGAAAGCCGCGGGGTTTGATGAGAATATGCCGCCAAAGACCTGGGAACAGCTTAAGGTTATGGCAAAAAAAATTCATGCACCTGAGAAAGGTGTGTACGGGTTTGGGATGAACGGTAGGGATCCAAATGTCCTTTACAAAAAAGTGTTGCCGTTTGTGTGGTCTAATGGTGGAAATGTTCTTAGTCTCGACGGAAAAAGTTGTGTTATTAATACAAAACAAGTTAAGGAAGCGATAGATTTTTATGTGTCCTTAAAACCGTTCAGTATTGTTGATAACCAGGCGAACCTAGATAGAATGTTTGCTGAAGGAAAAATTGCGTTTTGGATTTCCGGATCGTGGTTGATTTCAAGAATTGAGCGTGTATCTCCAAATATGCCGTTTGGTGTATCAATGATCCCTGTTCCCGGGAAAAAAGGGAAGAGCGTGTCATTTGCGGGTGGGGATTATGTTGTGGTAAATAAAAAAAGTGTAAGTACAAAAGTCGCAGCGGAGCTCGCTAAGTTTATGTGCCGCGAAGATAATAGTTTTTATCTCTGCCAGGTGCTTGATATGTTTGTTCCTGCAGCGAAGTTGCAATTTAGCGAGAAGTATTATGAAAATAGGCCGCAGGAAAAGGTTATAGTAAAACAGTTGGAACATTCGTATGCTGCACCAAAGCATCAAAAGTGGGTTGAGATTCAGAAGGTGTTGGAAGAAAAGATTGCAGATGCTATCGAAGGTAAAATTGTGGTTGATAAAGCGTTGTCGGAAGCTACGGTAGAAATAAACGAACTCGTTAAGTAA
- a CDS encoding zf-HC2 domain-containing protein → MKKQDCQKIRSSINAYIDGMDDRCNREEVEMHLRACVECRRMVELSKSAGEFMKQNVRKMPREVHDNTMRIVRNYGVQVQPVFYQSWVGYTVAGFIAVCLIIGLIPQVVVNSSGKKVGVEILTPEAGAVVYDSKTDVCARVKVKVKGATVRVYVDKQDVTSTTEFVDDYLWYRPIKPLKDGYHSIDIQTVDRKGEIVAETEFSFIMVSK, encoded by the coding sequence ATGAAAAAACAGGATTGTCAGAAAATCAGAAGCAGTATAAACGCGTATATCGATGGAATGGATGATAGATGTAATCGCGAAGAGGTTGAAATGCATTTGCGTGCCTGCGTGGAGTGCCGGCGTATGGTTGAATTAAGTAAATCCGCGGGTGAGTTTATGAAACAAAATGTCCGGAAAATGCCACGGGAAGTTCATGATAATACGATGAGGATTGTGCGGAATTACGGTGTGCAGGTTCAACCCGTGTTTTATCAGTCATGGGTGGGGTATACTGTTGCGGGTTTTATTGCGGTATGTTTGATTATAGGATTAATACCGCAGGTGGTAGTTAATAGTTCCGGGAAAAAGGTTGGGGTTGAGATTCTAACCCCAGAAGCCGGGGCTGTAGTGTATGATAGTAAAACCGATGTATGTGCAAGAGTCAAGGTAAAGGTTAAAGGCGCTACTGTACGGGTATATGTTGATAAACAGGATGTTACTTCCACAACAGAGTTTGTGGATGATTATCTTTGGTATCGCCCTATAAAGCCGTTAAAGGATGGGTATCATAGTATTGATATTCAAACTGTTGACCGTAAAGGCGAAATTGTTGCTGAGACAGAGTTTTCGTTTATTATGGTGTCAAAGTAG
- the glmS gene encoding glutamine--fructose-6-phosphate transaminase (isomerizing) has protein sequence MCGIVGYIGEKEVWPILIEGLKRLEYRGYDSAGVAIVADNKIQLRKKLGKLKVMEASLKEDPIHGTTGIGHTRWATHGVPSEVNSHPHADCTGRLVVVHNGIIENFHELREELTKEGHKFVSQTDTEVVAHLIERQLKKGAKKLEDAVKLALKEVEGAYALGIYSLDDPDKMVAARNGSPLVVGLGKGENFIASDVPAILKHTRDVMYLDDKEIIIITKEKVVVTDLDGNVKNKPVKRIDWDSEAAEKEGYPHFMLKEIYQQPKVIRDALRGRISKDRKRILLEDMNISEDELKKIKKIFIVACGTAFYAGFTGKYFIEECVGLPVEVDLASEFRYRSPKVGADTLVMSVTQSGETADTLASIRYARQMGSKVVSVCNVVGSTIARESDGVIYTQAGPEIGVASTKAYTSQLTAFYLFTIYMGKLRGTISDLKAEGMIKELEQLPDIVDRVIKDQKELMTVVDKFYNSKNALFLGRSYNYPNALEGALKLKEISYIHAEGYAAGEMKHGPIALIDEEMLVVCIAVDGPVYDKMISNIQEVRARKGRVVIIVTEGNNDAARYAEYLIHIPKTSEIFSPIVAVTPLQLFAYHVAVKRGCDVDQPRNLAKSVTVE, from the coding sequence ATGTGTGGTATTGTAGGGTATATTGGGGAAAAGGAAGTGTGGCCGATTCTTATCGAAGGGCTTAAACGTTTGGAGTATCGCGGGTATGATTCCGCGGGAGTTGCTATTGTTGCCGATAATAAAATACAGTTACGGAAAAAGTTGGGTAAATTAAAAGTCATGGAAGCATCCCTAAAAGAGGATCCTATCCACGGGACAACCGGAATCGGGCATACACGGTGGGCAACACATGGTGTACCTTCGGAAGTTAACTCGCATCCGCATGCGGATTGTACCGGGCGGCTAGTAGTTGTGCATAATGGAATTATTGAAAATTTTCATGAGCTCCGTGAAGAGCTTACAAAAGAAGGGCATAAGTTTGTTTCCCAGACTGATACAGAAGTTGTGGCGCATCTGATTGAACGTCAGTTAAAAAAGGGTGCGAAAAAGTTGGAAGACGCCGTGAAGCTCGCTCTTAAAGAAGTGGAAGGCGCGTATGCACTTGGAATTTATAGCCTTGATGATCCTGATAAAATGGTTGCTGCGCGGAATGGTAGCCCGTTGGTTGTTGGATTGGGAAAAGGTGAGAATTTTATTGCGTCTGATGTTCCAGCTATTCTTAAGCATACCCGTGATGTGATGTATCTTGATGATAAGGAAATTATTATAATTACGAAAGAAAAGGTTGTTGTTACTGATCTCGACGGTAATGTAAAGAATAAGCCGGTTAAGAGGATTGATTGGGATTCAGAAGCTGCTGAAAAAGAAGGGTATCCTCATTTTATGTTGAAAGAGATTTATCAGCAGCCTAAGGTTATACGCGATGCGTTACGTGGGAGAATTTCAAAGGATCGTAAGAGAATTCTTTTGGAAGATATGAACATCAGCGAGGATGAACTTAAGAAAATTAAGAAGATCTTTATAGTTGCCTGCGGGACTGCGTTCTACGCTGGGTTTACCGGTAAGTATTTTATCGAAGAGTGCGTGGGTTTACCCGTAGAAGTTGATCTTGCATCGGAATTCCGGTATCGCAGTCCTAAGGTCGGAGCGGATACGCTTGTGATGAGCGTTACACAATCCGGGGAAACTGCGGATACTCTTGCGTCAATTAGGTACGCACGGCAGATGGGGTCAAAGGTTGTGTCAGTATGTAACGTTGTCGGGAGTACTATAGCGCGTGAGTCAGATGGGGTTATTTATACTCAGGCAGGGCCAGAGATCGGGGTGGCATCAACTAAAGCGTATACGTCACAACTGACTGCGTTTTATTTATTCACAATTTATATGGGTAAACTGCGGGGGACTATCTCTGATTTAAAGGCTGAAGGGATGATAAAGGAACTTGAACAATTGCCGGATATCGTGGATAGGGTTATCAAGGATCAAAAAGAGTTAATGACGGTTGTTGATAAGTTCTATAACTCTAAGAACGCGTTGTTCCTCGGGCGGAGTTATAATTATCCTAATGCTCTTGAAGGTGCATTGAAGTTAAAAGAAATATCTTATATTCATGCAGAAGGGTATGCCGCTGGTGAGATGAAGCACGGGCCGATCGCGTTAATCGATGAAGAGATGCTGGTTGTGTGTATAGCAGTTGACGGGCCGGTATATGATAAGATGATCAGCAATATACAGGAAGTACGTGCGCGGAAAGGGCGTGTAGTAATCATTGTTACCGAAGGAAATAATGATGCAGCACGGTATGCTGAATACTTGATTCATATACCTAAGACATCGGAGATTTTCTCGCCTATCGTTGCGGTGACACCCTTACAATTGTTTGCGTATCATGTTGCGGTAAAACGCGGTTGTGATGTTGATCAGCCGAGAAATCTTGCGAAGTCAGTGACGGTTGAGTAA
- the rplL gene encoding 50S ribosomal protein L7/L12, translating into MTEKLGKDAIVEAISGLSVIELVDLVKTLQEKFNIPAMGAMMAAPAAGAAAGGAAVAEEKTDFSVVLTNAGAQKIQVIKAVREITGLGLKEAKDLVDGAPKAIKEGIPKDQAEELKKKLTEAGATVEIK; encoded by the coding sequence ATGACGGAAAAACTTGGTAAAGACGCAATTGTAGAAGCAATCTCTGGATTGTCAGTAATTGAACTCGTTGACCTGGTGAAAACTTTGCAGGAAAAGTTTAATATACCGGCGATGGGTGCAATGATGGCAGCCCCGGCAGCGGGAGCAGCAGCGGGTGGCGCGGCAGTAGCGGAAGAAAAAACGGACTTTAGCGTTGTTCTTACGAATGCCGGTGCGCAAAAAATTCAAGTAATCAAAGCTGTCCGCGAGATTACCGGTTTAGGGTTGAAGGAAGCAAAAGATTTAGTTGATGGTGCTCCGAAGGCCATAAAAGAAGGCATTCCGAAGGATCAAGCTGAAGAGCTTAAGAAAAAACTTACGGAAGCCGGTGCAACAGTTGAAATTAAATAA
- the rplJ gene encoding 50S ribosomal protein L10 codes for MLRKQDKERLVLELEDKLGKSKSLFFAHYKGMKVSEMYDLRVKLRTLSAEYKVTKHTLTKIVLKKKNIQEPEKVFSAPTGIVFCYDDNVTEVCKLLASYSKEHDKFKMHSGYTEGQSLTLKDIGELAKIPSKQALYGSITGVFNSLLFQLTYVLNAPVMQVVQSLEYRSKNEKSN; via the coding sequence ATGTTAAGAAAACAAGACAAAGAAAGATTAGTACTTGAATTAGAAGACAAGCTTGGTAAGAGTAAGAGTTTGTTTTTTGCACATTACAAAGGTATGAAAGTGTCTGAGATGTACGATCTGCGTGTAAAATTGAGGACGTTAAGCGCAGAGTACAAGGTTACAAAACATACGTTAACAAAAATTGTATTAAAGAAAAAAAATATACAGGAACCCGAGAAGGTATTTAGTGCACCTACCGGTATAGTGTTTTGTTATGATGACAACGTAACTGAAGTATGCAAACTTCTCGCGAGTTACAGCAAAGAACATGATAAATTTAAGATGCACAGTGGTTATACCGAAGGTCAGTCGTTGACATTAAAAGATATCGGCGAACTAGCAAAAATACCGTCGAAACAGGCATTGTACGGTTCGATAACAGGAGTGTTCAACAGCTTGTTGTTCCAGTTGACTTACGTATTAAATGCGCCTGTAATGCAGGTTGTACAGAGTTTGGAATACCGCAGTAAGAACGAAAAAAGTAATTAG
- a CDS encoding alpha/beta hydrolase has translation MEVLTRYLDIPMVIHRAVDITAPSSKKEVKHVAIFYVHGGGWRGGARDGFHRHMDRYVEKGYVSASAGYRLASDNVKLRVQMLDLAQAYDTFVSYLKQRKSSINKIVVAGSSAGAHLASLLALTNPKVFNPGIKLRNTWVKPWACVSVNGPGTFEKWENMGPIQKSMGFIIGASYTRSYRRDIELFKKASPILYVNETSPGFLFILAGLEHLFPHYLIYQMAEKLRKHGKYAKSVVVKNAKHGFFYGVNTPEQKCALKVMDRFLLDIGNGKV, from the coding sequence ATGGAAGTATTGACTAGATATCTTGATATACCAATGGTTATCCATCGGGCGGTGGATATAACAGCTCCTTCATCTAAAAAAGAGGTTAAACACGTAGCTATTTTTTATGTTCATGGTGGCGGATGGCGCGGGGGTGCGCGGGATGGATTTCACCGGCATATGGACCGGTATGTTGAGAAAGGGTATGTCAGCGCGTCAGCAGGATATCGGTTGGCATCCGATAATGTTAAACTAAGGGTTCAGATGTTGGATCTAGCACAAGCATATGACACCTTTGTATCTTACCTGAAACAAAGAAAGTCTAGTATCAACAAAATTGTTGTTGCGGGAAGTTCAGCGGGGGCGCATCTTGCGTCGTTGCTTGCGTTAACAAATCCTAAAGTGTTTAATCCTGGTATTAAATTAAGGAACACATGGGTGAAGCCATGGGCGTGTGTATCCGTCAACGGGCCTGGGACGTTTGAAAAATGGGAGAATATGGGGCCAATACAGAAATCAATGGGGTTCATTATCGGTGCGTCGTATACAAGATCTTACCGCCGTGATATTGAATTGTTTAAAAAAGCGTCGCCAATATTGTATGTTAACGAAACGTCGCCAGGGTTTTTGTTTATACTTGCAGGACTCGAGCATCTATTCCCGCATTATCTTATCTATCAGATGGCGGAAAAACTTAGGAAACACGGGAAATATGCTAAGTCAGTAGTGGTAAAAAATGCAAAACATGGGTTTTTTTATGGGGTGAATACACCCGAACAAAAATGTGCCTTAAAGGTGATGGATAGGTTCCTTTTAGATATCGGGAATGGGAAAGTGTGA
- the rpoB gene encoding DNA-directed RNA polymerase subunit beta, with the protein MSERIVLGDHNFKEKELPNLVELQKASYDSFLQADVVPEARKNQGLQSVFIDIFGDYRKDDFVKENGLESLHFESDDGTYTWVLQFLNYTVYKPKYDYLESLVRDETYEIAIKANFRLLKIAVNSKDKKPELVLTQEVPICELPKMTDNATFVINGYERIIVSQLHRSPGVIFEESEEKQLSSYGKRLFAARLIPYRGAWVEFEFDIENVLFAKLDRKKKIPATMILRALGLEKNEDILKIFYTLETVNVSTINPQELIGRILAKDIFESDKKGKLFTEPLYEANFHLDKENVEKFVDTLKQHGITGVSFVKTNKKNMVIHDTLAKDKEYEKTTAFDLTRRSSQEMVESCLIEDIVDKKTGEVVFDKGTKINDKQESSHNYKKVYDKCRELGLTKIKISIPKSKQAVLKIYQIQTKSMNFASSKVTSFVEDLILKPRRYDLSPIGRYKINKKLRRIYGEFFKRKYKTYNPFDIPEHFRSFVGVFDPKEATNGLKVELEQLDWWKSPLGEKDVNDLLANKCISKDDYKKEDVKEDISKNRVLSIEDIVVTIQYLLNLNNNINLALPGKENENTMQLEDLYRSTDDIDHLGNRRVRSVGELLENQIRIGLVRIVGRLNNVQDKNIVTPRTLINAKSIGNFVQGFFGTSQLSQFMDQTNPLSELTHKRRLSALGPGGLNRKRAGFEVRDVHHTHYGRICPIETPEGANIGLITSLACHARINNYGLIETPYRKVENSKVTQEMEYLTADREDEYKIAQANTPVDNNNRLPVGNLISCRYRGDFPFVDPVEIKYMDISPLQVVSISAALIPFLEHDDVNRALMGSNMQRQSVALVNTESPLVGTGIEQKVAKDSGSVIVARNSGEVISVTANRIIVWNADKNVYDTYDLKKYLPSNQDTCLNQIPSVSVGDTVKTGQIIADGPCTNNGELALGRNLLVAFMPWEGYNFEDAVIISQRVVKEDILTSVHIKEFVTEVRETKLGPEEVTRDIPHTSAEDLANLDEEGVIRLGAAVEPGSILIGKVQPRAEQQVTPEERLLRVIFGKKAEDVIDVSLKVPAGTRGKVIEARRFKRSDIENTKDVKHRIEEFIEVFALITTYEANKLCLILEQLKDQYKTSPQELKKQTGIVTELFERDFRKIEFFINVILDSNLNERVFTLENVEGLEEKVTPLMKKYSSKTYAELFTKTPVPIAKDIIDTFRNDKTSGKNDEVNKDLDAYKANQVDSTLKELIQKIKGGKREKDTVNKLREYLVTREEIVRDDPIKLIHDLRLEFFCLQEEFESNKLSLTSEAVRHACSYMNKSGIGTMNVKEIVRIYVASRRKVQVGDKIAGRHGNKGVIARIVPEADMPYLPDGTPIDVVLSPLSVPSRMNVGQLLETMLGWAAHMLDAKFACPVFSGANEKYIHEWIAKAKTELKKKGIPEKYLPTDDCRIQLYDGRTGEPFQEKITIGYMYIMKLVHLAEDKIHARATGPYSLVTRQPLGGKAQFGGQRFGEMEVWALEGYGASHLLQEFLTVKSDDVSGRTKIYESIIKGESLSHRGVPESFKVLVNELKALGLNMQLLNSEDTKKPEKIKKI; encoded by the coding sequence ATGTCAGAAAGAATAGTCTTAGGAGATCATAACTTTAAGGAAAAAGAACTGCCAAACTTGGTGGAATTACAGAAAGCGTCATATGACAGTTTTTTACAGGCTGATGTAGTCCCTGAGGCAAGGAAAAACCAGGGGCTGCAGTCCGTTTTTATTGACATTTTCGGGGATTATAGAAAAGACGATTTTGTAAAAGAAAACGGTTTAGAAAGTTTGCATTTTGAATCTGATGACGGTACATATACATGGGTACTGCAGTTTCTTAATTATACCGTCTACAAACCTAAGTATGACTATCTTGAATCACTTGTGCGTGATGAAACTTATGAAATCGCAATTAAAGCGAATTTTCGGCTGTTAAAAATAGCGGTTAACAGTAAAGATAAAAAACCTGAACTTGTATTGACACAAGAAGTTCCTATATGCGAACTTCCCAAGATGACGGATAATGCAACATTTGTGATTAACGGGTATGAACGTATAATAGTAAGTCAGTTACACCGTTCTCCCGGCGTTATTTTTGAGGAAAGTGAAGAAAAACAGTTGTCTTCTTATGGAAAAAGATTATTTGCTGCGCGTTTGATTCCATACCGCGGTGCGTGGGTTGAGTTCGAGTTTGACATTGAGAACGTATTATTTGCTAAACTTGACCGCAAGAAAAAGATCCCAGCGACAATGATCTTACGCGCATTAGGGTTAGAAAAAAATGAAGACATTCTAAAAATCTTTTATACTTTGGAAACTGTTAATGTATCTACAATAAATCCGCAAGAACTTATCGGCAGGATTTTGGCAAAAGATATTTTTGAATCTGATAAAAAAGGTAAACTTTTTACAGAACCGTTATATGAAGCTAATTTTCATTTGGATAAAGAAAATGTTGAAAAATTTGTTGATACCCTGAAGCAGCATGGAATAACTGGAGTCTCTTTTGTTAAAACGAACAAGAAAAATATGGTTATCCATGACACGTTGGCAAAAGATAAAGAATATGAAAAAACGACAGCGTTTGACCTTACCCGCCGTAGTTCACAGGAAATGGTTGAAAGTTGTCTTATAGAAGATATTGTAGATAAAAAAACAGGTGAAGTAGTTTTTGATAAAGGTACCAAAATTAATGATAAGCAGGAGAGTAGTCATAACTATAAAAAAGTGTATGACAAATGTCGTGAGCTGGGTTTAACTAAAATAAAGATTAGTATACCCAAAAGCAAACAAGCGGTGTTAAAGATTTATCAAATCCAGACAAAATCTATGAATTTTGCAAGCAGTAAGGTAACATCATTTGTTGAAGATCTTATCCTTAAACCCCGCCGGTATGACTTGAGTCCAATCGGTCGGTATAAGATAAACAAAAAGTTAAGGCGTATATACGGCGAATTTTTTAAACGTAAGTACAAAACATATAATCCGTTTGATATTCCGGAACATTTTCGTAGTTTTGTGGGAGTATTCGATCCAAAAGAAGCTACAAACGGGTTGAAGGTTGAACTTGAGCAATTAGATTGGTGGAAGAGCCCGCTAGGCGAAAAAGATGTTAATGATTTACTGGCAAATAAGTGCATCAGTAAAGACGATTATAAGAAAGAAGATGTAAAAGAAGATATTTCGAAAAACCGCGTGTTGTCTATCGAAGATATTGTCGTAACAATTCAGTATCTGCTCAATTTAAATAATAATATCAACTTGGCTTTACCGGGAAAAGAAAATGAAAATACAATGCAGCTCGAAGATTTGTATCGCAGCACAGATGATATTGACCATCTGGGCAACCGCCGTGTGCGTTCAGTCGGCGAGTTGTTGGAAAACCAAATAAGGATCGGGTTAGTAAGAATTGTCGGGCGTTTGAATAATGTGCAAGACAAAAATATTGTTACTCCACGGACGTTAATCAACGCTAAATCAATTGGCAATTTTGTTCAAGGCTTTTTTGGTACATCCCAACTATCACAGTTTATGGATCAAACCAATCCATTATCAGAACTTACGCATAAACGGCGTCTGTCAGCTTTAGGGCCCGGTGGATTAAACCGTAAACGCGCAGGGTTTGAAGTACGTGATGTACACCACACTCATTATGGGCGTATATGCCCGATTGAAACACCTGAAGGCGCGAACATCGGGTTAATAACGTCCTTAGCTTGTCACGCGAGGATTAATAATTATGGATTAATCGAAACGCCATATCGCAAGGTTGAGAACAGTAAAGTAACACAGGAAATGGAATACTTAACTGCCGATCGTGAAGACGAATACAAAATCGCGCAGGCAAATACACCAGTTGACAACAATAATAGGCTTCCGGTAGGAAATTTGATCAGCTGCCGTTACCGCGGTGACTTCCCATTTGTTGATCCGGTTGAAATAAAGTATATGGATATCTCGCCGTTACAGGTGGTAAGTATTTCCGCAGCACTGATTCCGTTTTTGGAACATGATGACGTTAACCGTGCATTGATGGGCTCAAATATGCAACGCCAGTCAGTTGCGCTGGTAAATACCGAATCGCCGTTAGTAGGAACTGGTATTGAACAAAAAGTTGCGAAAGATTCCGGTTCGGTCATAGTAGCAAGGAATTCAGGTGAAGTAATAAGCGTAACAGCTAATAGAATAATTGTTTGGAATGCAGATAAGAATGTTTATGATACTTATGACCTCAAAAAATACTTACCGTCAAACCAGGATACATGCCTGAACCAGATACCTTCGGTTTCTGTGGGTGATACAGTAAAAACCGGGCAGATAATTGCTGATGGGCCATGTACCAATAATGGTGAACTTGCGTTAGGGCGGAACTTATTGGTTGCATTCATGCCGTGGGAAGGGTATAACTTCGAAGACGCTGTTATTATTAGTCAAAGAGTTGTAAAAGAAGATATTCTAACTTCAGTTCATATAAAAGAATTTGTTACAGAAGTTCGGGAGACCAAACTTGGGCCGGAAGAAGTTACACGTGATATTCCACATACTAGCGCGGAAGACTTGGCAAACCTGGATGAAGAAGGTGTTATCCGTCTTGGTGCAGCAGTAGAACCCGGCAGTATTTTAATTGGTAAAGTTCAACCACGGGCGGAGCAGCAGGTAACTCCGGAAGAACGGTTACTCCGTGTGATATTCGGTAAGAAAGCTGAAGACGTGATTGACGTATCTTTAAAAGTTCCTGCTGGCACTCGGGGAAAAGTTATTGAAGCACGTAGGTTTAAACGCAGTGATATCGAAAATACGAAAGATGTTAAGCACAGGATAGAAGAATTTATTGAAGTATTCGCATTAATAACAACATACGAAGCAAATAAGTTGTGTTTAATTTTAGAACAATTGAAAGATCAGTATAAAACATCACCGCAGGAACTTAAAAAACAAACCGGGATAGTGACAGAACTGTTTGAACGGGATTTTCGCAAGATTGAGTTTTTTATTAATGTCATTCTTGACAGCAATTTGAATGAGAGAGTTTTTACACTAGAGAATGTTGAGGGTTTAGAAGAGAAAGTTACGCCGTTGATGAAAAAATATTCTTCTAAAACATATGCGGAACTGTTTACTAAAACCCCGGTACCAATTGCAAAGGATATTATTGATACTTTCAGGAATGATAAAACTTCTGGTAAAAATGATGAGGTAAACAAGGATCTTGATGCGTATAAAGCTAACCAGGTAGATAGTACCTTGAAAGAGTTAATACAAAAAATTAAGGGCGGTAAGCGTGAAAAAGATACCGTCAATAAGTTAAGGGAATATTTGGTTACTCGCGAAGAAATAGTGAGAGATGATCCTATTAAGTTAATACATGACTTAAGACTAGAATTTTTCTGTTTACAGGAGGAGTTTGAAAGCAATAAGTTGTCGTTGACTTCTGAAGCAGTGCGTCACGCATGTTCTTATATGAATAAGAGTGGTATAGGAACGATGAATGTTAAGGAAATAGTAAGAATATATGTTGCTAGTCGCAGAAAAGTGCAGGTTGGTGATAAAATAGCTGGACGTCACGGGAACAAAGGTGTTATCGCGAGAATTGTGCCGGAAGCGGATATGCCGTACCTTCCTGATGGTACACCGATTGATGTTGTGTTGTCTCCGTTGTCTGTTCCATCACGTATGAATGTCGGGCAGTTACTTGAAACAATGCTTGGTTGGGCGGCACATATGCTTGATGCAAAGTTTGCATGTCCTGTGTTTTCAGGGGCTAATGAAAAGTATATACATGAATGGATTGCAAAAGCTAAAACTGAACTCAAGAAAAAGGGTATTCCTGAAAAATATCTGCCAACTGACGATTGCCGGATACAATTATATGACGGCCGTACGGGTGAACCATTTCAGGAAAAGATTACAATTGGATATATGTACATTATGAAACTCGTACATTTAGCAGAAGATAAAATACATGCGCGTGCAACTGGGCCATATTCTTTAGTGACCCGTCAACCTCTTGGAGGTAAAGCGCAGTTCGGAGGACAGAGATTCGGTGAAATGGAAGTATGGGCGCTTGAAGGTTACGGTGCAAGTCATTTACTACAGGAATTCCTTACTGTAAAAAGTGACGATGTGTCCGGACGGACTAAGATTTACGAATCTATTATTAAGGGAGAATCCTTGTCACACCGGGGCGTACCGGAATCGTTCAAGGTGTTGGTTAACGAACTTAAAGCGTTAGGATTGAATATGCAACTCTTAAATAGTGAAGATACAAAAAAACCGGAAAAGATAAAGAAAATATAA